From Acidothermus cellulolyticus 11B, a single genomic window includes:
- a CDS encoding aldose epimerase family protein, with product MSFTLTRRRTFVFAAAGGLALAAVASPVGASATHALPVHHFGSGHGHLSITSVPWGTADGQPVDLFTLTNDNGMMVKISNYGGVVQSIWVPDRSRHLVNVALGFANLDDYVNDFEHQPWPLSGGSGDTYFGAIIGRYANRIANASFTLNGTTYTLPANNGPNTLHGGPDSYNTQVWSAAPTTGPGYVALRLSYTDPDGKNGFPGTVHNTVTYTLTDANALMITYEATTTAPTVVNFTNHTYFNLAGEGNGSVFDQYLQINADSYLPTDNVLIPTGAFVPVAGTPFDFRTLHRIGDMIRRTDLPDSGGQAYQELQMAHGYDFNWVINGTGYRLAATAFAPSTGIALWTFTDQPGVQFYSGNFLVGDLIGTSGRAYRQTDGFTLETQHYPDSPHHIGQPGWPSVVLNPGETFRSTTTYQFGVESPAFVHHPQGPAHPQFP from the coding sequence ATGTCTTTCACACTGACGCGGCGGAGAACTTTTGTCTTCGCAGCGGCGGGCGGACTCGCGTTGGCCGCCGTCGCTAGTCCGGTGGGAGCGTCAGCGACCCACGCGTTGCCCGTGCATCATTTCGGAAGCGGACACGGGCACCTGAGTATCACCAGCGTCCCCTGGGGAACCGCGGATGGACAGCCCGTCGATCTCTTCACGTTGACCAATGACAACGGAATGATGGTGAAAATCAGCAATTACGGCGGCGTGGTCCAGTCAATCTGGGTACCGGACCGCAGCCGCCATCTCGTGAATGTCGCATTGGGGTTCGCGAATCTCGACGACTACGTGAACGACTTCGAACATCAACCCTGGCCGCTGTCAGGAGGCTCGGGCGATACGTACTTCGGCGCCATTATCGGCCGGTACGCCAATCGGATCGCCAACGCCTCGTTTACCCTCAATGGCACAACGTATACGCTGCCCGCGAACAACGGTCCAAACACCCTGCACGGTGGTCCGGACTCCTATAACACGCAGGTCTGGTCCGCTGCGCCGACCACCGGTCCCGGGTACGTGGCCCTTCGGCTCAGCTACACGGATCCAGACGGCAAGAACGGATTTCCCGGCACCGTCCACAACACCGTGACATACACGTTGACCGACGCGAATGCCTTGATGATCACATATGAAGCGACGACAACAGCGCCGACGGTCGTCAACTTCACCAACCACACGTACTTCAATCTGGCGGGAGAAGGCAACGGCAGCGTGTTCGACCAATACCTTCAGATAAACGCCGATAGCTATCTGCCGACGGACAACGTCCTGATTCCCACCGGAGCATTCGTGCCGGTCGCCGGTACACCTTTTGACTTCCGCACGCTGCACCGGATCGGTGACATGATTCGGCGCACAGATCTCCCGGATAGCGGTGGTCAGGCGTATCAGGAGCTGCAGATGGCCCACGGATACGACTTCAACTGGGTCATCAACGGAACCGGCTACCGACTTGCGGCTACGGCGTTTGCACCGAGCACAGGTATCGCGTTGTGGACGTTCACCGACCAGCCTGGCGTTCAGTTCTACAGCGGGAACTTCCTCGTCGGTGATCTCATCGGTACGTCGGGCCGAGCCTACCGGCAGACCGACGGATTCACCCTCGAAACGCAGCACTACCCCGACAGCCCGCACCACATCGGACAGCCGGGCTGGCCGTCGGTCGTGCTGAATCCGGGAGAAACCTTCCGCTCAACGACGACATACCAATTCGGTGTGGAGTCTCCGGCGTTCGTCCATCACCCGCAAGGCCCGGCGCACCCGCAATTCCCGTGA
- a CDS encoding GGDEF domain-containing protein: MDLGTVPIGDAAHAEGGIAELAAALESIESRLAGQTSELVRLRRANELNQALLDLHVACTRQRSIAGTARQIGAVASAMLRSPVVAVSAFEPTRLKPHVGVAIGDGLVNEEHLATVATQLVGDAEFAWMRTENRLAVLSLEGCGPSGATLLAELHAERALLVPLFGQGEFVGCIAAKLPKSASVVDDMGLFEAAASLQGHAGELLHLALVLDELRRRALHDAVTGLPNLAVFEQRLVRALARRAAHQDGHREVAVILLQVLGVGRITDAHGATGVQAVLREIASRLLEIAPEHDLGHLGASHFALIAHGEPGAGIDLARTASEAVETPLVLPFGTVEVRCHLGVAVARDADTAGHVIRRAETAARIARTTDEHIVVDE, translated from the coding sequence GTGGATCTGGGTACCGTGCCGATCGGCGACGCTGCTCATGCCGAGGGCGGAATCGCCGAATTAGCTGCCGCCCTCGAGTCCATTGAGAGCCGACTGGCCGGGCAGACGTCCGAACTGGTCCGGCTCCGCCGCGCGAACGAACTCAACCAGGCCCTGCTCGACCTGCATGTCGCCTGCACGCGGCAGCGCAGCATCGCGGGGACCGCGCGCCAGATCGGTGCCGTGGCGTCGGCAATGCTCCGATCGCCGGTTGTCGCGGTCAGCGCGTTCGAGCCGACTCGGCTCAAGCCGCACGTCGGAGTCGCGATCGGTGACGGGCTCGTCAACGAAGAGCATCTCGCGACGGTGGCGACACAGCTGGTCGGTGACGCAGAGTTCGCCTGGATGCGCACCGAGAACCGGCTCGCGGTGCTGAGCCTTGAGGGATGCGGACCGTCCGGTGCAACGCTGCTCGCCGAGTTGCATGCTGAGCGGGCTCTTCTCGTGCCGCTCTTCGGCCAAGGAGAGTTCGTGGGCTGTATCGCTGCGAAGCTGCCCAAGAGCGCCTCGGTCGTCGACGATATGGGTCTGTTCGAAGCGGCGGCTTCGCTCCAGGGTCACGCCGGCGAACTCCTGCACCTCGCCCTCGTTCTCGATGAACTGCGCCGGCGGGCCTTGCACGACGCGGTGACCGGACTGCCGAATCTCGCCGTTTTCGAGCAGCGGCTCGTCCGCGCGCTCGCCCGGCGGGCTGCTCACCAGGACGGGCATCGCGAGGTTGCGGTCATTTTGCTGCAAGTGCTCGGCGTCGGGCGGATCACCGACGCGCACGGCGCGACCGGCGTCCAGGCGGTGCTCCGCGAAATCGCGAGCCGGCTTCTTGAGATCGCACCCGAACACGACCTTGGTCACCTCGGCGCCAGTCATTTCGCCCTGATCGCACATGGTGAACCTGGCGCAGGAATCGATCTGGCCCGCACCGCGAGTGAGGCGGTGGAGACGCCGTTGGTATTGCCGTTCGGCACGGTCGAGGTGCGCTGCCACCTTGGGGTGGCGGTCGCCCGGGACGCCGATACGGCCGGTCATGTGATTCGCCGCGCGGAAACCGCGGCTCGGATCGCACGAACCACCGACGAGCATATTGTCGTCGACGAATAG
- a CDS encoding acyl-CoA thioesterase: MRYTFRCQIRWDDMDAFGHVNNVPFVAYMQEARTGMLFAGDAQEYAPDLIKGVVVARHEIDYRRPLTWRPEPIEIDVWTAQVRASSFTLRYEMRDQLAKPEPVVLAEALTVLVPYDLSSGRPRRVTPAERAFLERYLEPENS, encoded by the coding sequence ATGCGGTACACCTTTCGCTGCCAGATCCGCTGGGACGACATGGACGCCTTCGGGCACGTCAACAACGTACCCTTCGTCGCCTACATGCAGGAGGCGCGTACCGGCATGCTGTTCGCCGGCGATGCGCAAGAATACGCGCCGGACCTCATCAAGGGAGTTGTCGTCGCCCGGCACGAAATCGATTACCGCCGTCCGTTGACGTGGCGTCCGGAGCCGATTGAAATCGACGTGTGGACGGCGCAGGTGCGCGCATCCTCCTTCACGCTGCGGTACGAAATGCGGGACCAGCTCGCGAAACCTGAACCGGTGGTGCTTGCCGAGGCGCTGACCGTTCTTGTGCCGTATGACCTTTCCTCCGGGCGGCCGCGTCGGGTGACCCCGGCAGAGCGCGCATTTCTTGAACGCTATTTAGAGCCGGAGAATTCGTAA